The following proteins are co-located in the Hevea brasiliensis isolate MT/VB/25A 57/8 chromosome 11, ASM3005281v1, whole genome shotgun sequence genome:
- the LOC110654595 gene encoding protein MALE DISCOVERER 1-like, whose amino-acid sequence MELKDQAANQKFSYLDAVMAKLHHWMMRLVTVKEMEHLDWSARMKIIMAIAYCLQYMHHDLNPPVAHSNLNSHNIFLTDDYATTMAEISFLPQDSSKSKSSSDNEFVHSTLPPLADVEKNVYCFGILLLEIISGKLQYLEEQGSLEKLSFKNNELDLICEIIQECIQPDPKQRPTMKDITSKLREVIAISLDQATPRHSLLWWAELKILSVEATLVLSHSLLLCIENFDYNTI is encoded by the exons atggagctaaaggatcaggcggctAATCAGAAGTTCTCCTATTTAGATGCCGTGATGGCCaaactgcatcattggatgatgcggctggttaCAG TTAAAGAAATGGAACATCTTGACTGGAGTGCAAGGATGAAGATTATCATGGCCATTGCTTATTGCTTACAATACATGCACCATGATTTAAATCCACCAGTGGCACATTCTAACTTGAATTCACATAATATCTTTCTAACAGATGACTATGCAACTACG ATGGCTGAGATCTCTTTCTTGCCACAAGATTCCTCCAAGTCGAAGAGCTCAAGTGACAATGAGTTTGTGCATTCTACATTGCCACCTTTGGCTGATGTAGAGAAAAATGTCTATTGTTTTGGGATTCtgttgctagaaatcatttctggaAAGCTCCAATACTTGGAAGAACAAGGGTCccttgaaaaattg TCTTTCAAAAACAATGAGCTTGACCTCATATGCGAGATTATCCAAGAGTGCATACAACCAGATCCAAAGCAAAGACCAACAATGAAGGATATCACTTCCAAGTTGAGGGAAGTGATTGCTATCTCACTTGATCAAGCAACTCCAAGACATTCTCTGCTTTGGTGGGCTGAACTTAAAATATTATCCGTCGAGGCTACTTTAGTTCTGTCTCACTCTCTTCTTCTTTGTATT GAAAATTTTGATTACAATACaatatga